A window of Panicum virgatum strain AP13 chromosome 8K, P.virgatum_v5, whole genome shotgun sequence contains these coding sequences:
- the LOC120645163 gene encoding tyrosine--tRNA ligase 2, cytoplasmic-like, producing MTPRERLDALRGATGECDCVGGEDELLLRLLRRGQPRPVCLDGFEPSAAMDIARGVGTAVRARAMARAGCRVKIVVADWFALLGGRMGGDWGRIRDAGSRNVQVWEAALRALGVGAGEVEFLWSSDEVLRRAAEYWQPLVMDIAEKHSVERIVRCCKAVFGRDKEQLTAGQFMYPIMQCADVFFYQADICHMAMDQREVNLLARDYCKASGRDNKPTIMSYHMLPGLKNGQKISDKDPSSAIFMGDSESEVNKKINKAFCPPGIVEANPCLEYIKQIILPWSRKFVVLRTEDNGGNKTYNGIEELFEDFRSGALHPADVKSNLKKAINEILQCVRDNLIHFESNSDADVLLNNSVKRTASTADNLPSRMPVMTSDMRFKILHSIAEKDECTTENELKQLLQEKPTPICYDGFEPSGRMHIAQGVGKAISIDKMLEAGCKVKIWIADWFAMLNNKMGGNLKQIRTVGLYMIEIWKALGMNLKGVEFLWASEEIDNRGNEYWPLVIDIAHKTSFKRIIRCCQIMGRSEKDALTAAQIMYPLMQCADIFFLKVDICQMGLDQRKVNMLARDYCEASKRNNRPIILSHHMLPGIKEGQQKMSKSDPSSAIFMEDNESQVNEKIGQAFCPHKVTEGNPCLEYIEYIVLPKSGRFAVLCKETDGSNRTYSKIEELREDYRSGTLHPDDVKLALAKALNDILQPVRDHFEKHPDAQALLDTVKAYRRTGGSQMQSGGDHTIKEPERSSA from the exons atgACGCCGCGGGAGCGGCTGGACGCCCTGCGTGGCGCCACGGGGGAGTGCGACTGCGTCGGCGGGGAGGACGAGCTGCTTCTGCGGCTGCTGCGGCGCGGCCAGCCCCGCCCCGTCTGCCTCGACGGCTTCGAGCCCTCCGCCGCCATGGACATCGCGCGGGGCGTCGGGACGGCGGTCCGCGCCCGGGCGATGGCGCGGGCCGGGTGCCGGGTGAAGATCGTGGTCGCCGACTGGTTCGCGCTCCTCGGCGGCCGGATGGGCGGCGACTGGGGCAGGATCCGGGACGCCGGCAGCCGGAACGTCCAGGTGTGGGAGGCCGCCCTGAGGGCGCTCGGCGtgggcgccggcgaggtggagTTCCTCTGGTCCTCGGACGaggtcctccgccgcgccgccgagtaCTGGCAACCGCTCGTCATGGACATCGCCGAGAAGCACTCGGTCGAGAGGATAGTCAG GTGTTGCAAGGCGGTCTTCGGCCGCGACAAGGAACAGCTGACTGCTGGGCAGTTCATGTACCCCATCATGCAGTGCGCAGATGTCTTCTTCTACCAG GCAGACATATGCCACATGGCCATGGATCAAAGAGAGGTGAATCTGCTAGCAAGAGATTACTGCAAGGCGAGTGGAAGGGACAATAAGCCAACCATCATGTCATACC ATATGCTACCTGGTCTTAAGAATGGCCAGAAGATCTCAGACAAAGATCCATCATCAGCTATATTCATGGGAGATAGCGAG TCTGAGGTGAATAAGAAGATAAATAAGGCATTTTGTCCTCCTGGAATAGTTGAAGCAAATCCATGCTTGGAGTACATCAAGCAAATCATTTTACCTTGGTCTAGAAAGTTTGTTGTGCTTCGGACCGAAGATAATGGTGGTAACAA GACCTACAACGGAATAGAAGAACTCTTTGAGGATTTTCGTAGTGGTGCTCTGCATCCGGCTGATGTGAAGTCCAACCTTAAAAAAGCTATAAATGAGATACTGCAG TGTGTTCGTGACAACTTGATTCACTTCGAAAGCAATAGTGATGCCGATGTTCTTCTTAATAATAGTGTTAAG CGCACCGCGTCTACTGCTGATAATCTGCCTAGTAGAATGCCAGTGATGACCTCAGATATGCGGTTCAAGATACTGCACAGCATTGCGGAGAAGGATGAGTGCACTACGGAGAATGAGTTGAAGCAGCTGCTGCAGGAGAAGCCCACTCCCATCTGCTATGATGGATTCGAGCCTTCTGGCCGCATGCACATTGCTCAG GGGGTTGGAAAGGCAATAAGTATTGACAAGATGCTTGAAGCTGGATGCAAAGTGAAAATCTGGATAGCAGACTGGTTTGCTATGCTCAACAACAAGATGGGAGGGAATCTAAAACAAATCCGAACTGTTGGACTCTACATGATTGAGATTTGGAAAGCACTTGGCATGAACTTGAAAGGGGTGGAATTCCTCTGGGCCTCGGAAGAAATTGATAATCGCGGCAATGAATACTGGCCACTTGTAATTGACATTGCCCATAAAACATCTTTCAAGCGGATAATCAG GTGTTGCCAAATTATGGGTCGAAGCGAGAAGGATGCCCTGACTGCTGCCCAGATTATGTATCCCCTCATGCAGTGTGCTGATATATTCTTTCTCAAG GTAGACATATGCCAGATGGGTTTGGATCAAAGAAAGGTGAATATGCTTGCTAGAGACTATTGTGAGGCCAGCAAAAGGAATAACAGGCCAATTATTCTATCACACC ATATGTTACCTGGAATTAAAGAAGGTCAGCAAAAAATGTCAAAGAGCGATCCATCCTCGGCTATTTTTATGGAAGACAATGAG TCTCAGGTGAATGAGAAGATAGGACAGGCTTTCTGCCCTCACAAAGTTACTGAAGGAAATCCATGCTTGGAGTACATCGAGTACATAGTTTTGCCCAAGTCGGGAAGGTTTGCTGTGCTTTGTAAGGAAACTGATGGCAGTAACAG GACATACAGCAAGATAGAAGAACTCCGTGAAGATTACCGCAGCGGCACTCTTCACCCCGATGATGTGAAGCTTGCTCTCGCGAAAGCACTAAACGATATATTGCAG CCTGTTCGCGATCACTTCGAAAAGCATCCTGATGCCCAAGCTCTGCTCGATACCGTCAAG GCCTACAGAAGAACCGGTGGGTCTCAAATGCAGAGTGGAGGTGATCACACCATCAAGGAACCTGAACGCAGTAGTGCCTGA